The Streptococcus downei MFe28 DNA window TTATCAGTACCACGTTGGGTCTTGTTGTTGATGTGGACAGTACCAACTTCCAACTGCTCAGCAATCTTAAGGGCTAATGGGAAGTTGTTAGTGAAGACAGATGATTGCAGACCGTATTCGGACTCATTAGCAATTTCCAAAGCTTCATCAACAGAATTCACTCGGATAATTGGTAGGACAGGACCAAATGGTTCTTCCCAAGCCAAACGCATATCCGTAGTCACCTTATCAAAGACCGTTGGGTAAATGGTATTGCCTTCGCGTTTGATTGGTGTTGTAGCGACCGCACCCTTATCAGCCGCTTCTTGAATCAAACCTTCAACATAGTCGGCTGCCTTAGTATCAATCAATGGTGTAATGTCAGCATCTTCTTCTGGCATACCAACAGATAGCTTTTCAACCTTTTCAGTAACTAATTTAACTAACTGATCAGCCACGCTGTCCATAACCAGAACACGTTTAACGGCAGTACAACGTTGACCTGAGTAACCAAAGGCACCAGCAACGATATTATTAGCCGTCAATTCAAGGTCGGCATCTTCCAAGACGATAGCCGCATCCTTACCACCAAGTTCCAACATGATTGGACGCATACCAGCTAATTTACCAATGTTTTCACCAACAGGTGTAGAACCTGTGAAGTTGATAAAGTCAACAGCTTCGTGTTCAACGATGTAGTCACCGATAACGGAACCACGACCAGTGATGGTATTGAAGACACCGGCAGGAAGACCAGCTTCAGCAAAGGCTTCAGCCAAGAGCAAGCCAGAAATGGATCCTTGCGTTGGTGGCTTAAAGGCCACAACGTTTCCTGAAATCAAGGCAGGAGCAATCTTAGATCCAGCCAGGTTAACTGGGTAGTTAAATGGTGAGATAGCCAAGACTAGGCCAACGGGTTCGCGACGAACGACAGCAATTTTACGCTTGCTGGCAGCATCAAAGCTACCACCTTCAAGGACTTCCCCTTCAGCACGAACCCCTTCCTCTGCAGCAAAGTTGACAATTTCTGCAGTCCGAGTGACTTCACCGATAGCTGATTTAAGCCCCTTAGCAATTTCCTTAGACAGAACAGAACCAATCTTTTCCGCATCGCGTTCCAAAATATCAGCTGCCTTATGAATATAGGCCGCACGTTCAATATAAGAGAGTGCCCGCCATTCTGGTAGAGCAGCCTTAGCAGATGCATAGACATAGTCAACTTCTTCATGGCTCATAGATGGGACTGTCCCCAACTCTTTACCTGTCGCAGGCTCATAGATGGTAATCTCTTGTTCAGATAACTTCCACTCACCGTTGACATAGTTTTTGTATTGCTTTGTCATCTAATTCTCCTTTTACTTCTGATAGATTTATTCTATCACTTTTCTAACAATTTTCCAATATCCACTACGCTAATAATCAGAATATTTTGAAAGCTCCTATTTTTTAAAGTAGCCTTCAA harbors:
- a CDS encoding NADP-dependent glyceraldehyde-3-phosphate dehydrogenase, with protein sequence MTKQYKNYVNGEWKLSEQEITIYEPATGKELGTVPSMSHEEVDYVYASAKAALPEWRALSYIERAAYIHKAADILERDAEKIGSVLSKEIAKGLKSAIGEVTRTAEIVNFAAEEGVRAEGEVLEGGSFDAASKRKIAVVRREPVGLVLAISPFNYPVNLAGSKIAPALISGNVVAFKPPTQGSISGLLLAEAFAEAGLPAGVFNTITGRGSVIGDYIVEHEAVDFINFTGSTPVGENIGKLAGMRPIMLELGGKDAAIVLEDADLELTANNIVAGAFGYSGQRCTAVKRVLVMDSVADQLVKLVTEKVEKLSVGMPEEDADITPLIDTKAADYVEGLIQEAADKGAVATTPIKREGNTIYPTVFDKVTTDMRLAWEEPFGPVLPIIRVNSVDEALEIANESEYGLQSSVFTNNFPLALKIAEQLEVGTVHINNKTQRGTDNFPFLGAKKSGAGVQGVKYSIQAMTNVKSVVFDIAK